From Patescibacteria group bacterium, a single genomic window includes:
- the atpC gene encoding ATP synthase F1 subunit epsilon: MLKFKIVTPEKTVYENDIFQVSIPTMDGEITVLPQHIPLVSILKAGELKIKDKDGDNAIAVSGGFLEVRGENEIVILADHAERAEEIDVAKAEEARKRAEQQMKEAVNKQDVDYAKLQAVIDREMNKIRVAKKYKNLPQMK; this comes from the coding sequence ATGCTCAAGTTCAAAATCGTTACTCCGGAGAAGACGGTTTATGAAAACGACATCTTTCAGGTTTCTATCCCGACAATGGATGGTGAGATTACCGTGCTTCCACAACACATCCCTTTGGTTTCCATCCTTAAAGCCGGGGAGTTAAAAATCAAAGACAAAGACGGCGACAATGCCATTGCCGTCTCCGGCGGATTTTTGGAAGTGCGCGGAGAAAATGAAATTGTCATTTTAGCCGACCATGCCGAAAGAGCTGAAGAAATTGATGTTGCTAAAGCGGAGGAAGCCAGAAAACGCGCCGAACAGCAGATGAAAGAAGCTGTGAACAAACAGGATGTTGATTATGCCAAATTACAGGCAGTGATTGATAGAGAGATGAACAAAATCCGGGTGGCGAAGAAGTACAAAAATTTGCCACAGATGAAGTAA
- a CDS encoding ABC transporter ATP-binding protein, whose amino-acid sequence MKDNTKQTLKIYWRHIKQFKVAGLIVFISMIAVSVVNIIIPLYYKTFFDALASGSSQDAVVKILINTLIAIGILELIQWLIWRIVSFADTHFTSEVSAALSNSCFKYLQKHSFSFFNNNFVGSLTKKVSRFTRAFESISDIVVFNLMQLAVSIIAIIIILLQKNIWVGIGMVIWIVVFMIINIVFSKYKLKYDLKRNEADSKISGLLADTVTNNVNIRLFGGYNRELKNFDNAIQNFKKYRVKTWNLANIFEGIQGILSVALDIGIFYLAIVLWKKQSLTIGDFVLIQSYLGIIVSRMWDFGRVIKAVYENLADAEEMTVILNTPHEITDIQNASNLIVKEGKIEFKDVSFNYNETRKIISKFNLKIEPKEKVALVGPSGAGKTTIVRLLLRMYDVTGGKILIDGQKISKVTQESLWKNISMVPQDPILFHRSLLENIRYGRPEATEKEVIEAAKLAHCHEFIKETADGYQTFVGERGIKLSGGERQRVAIARAILHNAPILVLDEATSSLDSESEMLIQDALNTLIKGKTVIVIAHRLSTIMKMDRIVVITEGGIAEEGSHKILLKNKSGIYNRLWQVQAGGFIA is encoded by the coding sequence ATGAAGGACAACACTAAACAAACACTCAAAATTTATTGGCGGCATATCAAACAATTTAAAGTTGCTGGTCTTATTGTATTTATTTCCATGATAGCTGTGTCTGTAGTTAATATAATCATACCACTATATTACAAAACTTTTTTTGACGCTTTAGCCAGCGGATCAAGCCAAGATGCCGTCGTTAAAATTTTAATTAATACCCTTATCGCTATTGGCATCTTAGAACTTATTCAGTGGCTAATATGGAGAATTGTAAGTTTTGCCGATACGCACTTTACATCGGAGGTCTCGGCGGCACTCTCAAATAGTTGTTTTAAATACTTACAAAAACATTCTTTCAGCTTTTTTAATAATAATTTCGTGGGTTCACTAACAAAAAAAGTGAGTCGATTCACCAGAGCTTTTGAAAGTATTTCGGATATAGTGGTGTTTAATTTAATGCAACTTGCAGTTAGTATAATAGCCATAATTATTATTCTTCTTCAAAAAAATATCTGGGTAGGCATAGGCATGGTTATTTGGATTGTGGTTTTCATGATAATTAATATTGTCTTTTCCAAATATAAACTAAAATATGATCTAAAACGTAACGAAGCCGATAGTAAAATAAGCGGATTACTAGCTGATACCGTAACAAATAATGTTAACATCAGATTATTTGGCGGCTACAATAGGGAGCTTAAAAATTTTGATAATGCGATTCAAAATTTTAAGAAGTACAGAGTTAAAACTTGGAATTTAGCCAATATTTTTGAAGGTATACAAGGTATTTTATCAGTTGCGTTAGATATCGGCATTTTTTATTTAGCAATTGTGTTGTGGAAAAAACAATCCTTAACCATTGGCGATTTTGTGTTAATCCAATCATACTTAGGTATTATAGTGTCAAGGATGTGGGATTTTGGCAGAGTTATAAAAGCGGTCTATGAAAACTTAGCCGATGCCGAAGAAATGACTGTGATATTAAACACCCCGCATGAAATAACGGATATACAGAATGCGTCAAATCTAATCGTCAAAGAAGGTAAAATTGAATTTAAGGATGTCAGTTTTAACTACAATGAAACCAGAAAAATTATTTCTAAATTCAATCTAAAAATTGAACCAAAAGAAAAGGTGGCTTTGGTGGGCCCGTCCGGAGCAGGGAAGACAACCATTGTCCGGCTACTGTTACGTATGTACGACGTAACCGGGGGAAAAATTTTAATTGACGGTCAAAAAATTTCCAAAGTAACCCAAGAAAGTTTGTGGAAAAATATCAGTATGGTTCCACAGGATCCAATTTTGTTTCACCGCAGTTTGTTGGAAAATATTAGATATGGAAGACCAGAGGCAACTGAAAAAGAGGTAATTGAGGCCGCCAAACTGGCTCATTGTCATGAATTTATCAAAGAAACGGCTGACGGGTATCAAACATTCGTGGGCGAACGCGGCATCAAGTTATCCGGTGGTGAAAGACAGCGCGTGGCCATTGCCCGGGCCATTCTTCATAACGCCCCAATTTTGGTCCTAGACGAGGCCACCTCCAGTTTGGATTCAGAGTCCGAGATGCTCATCCAAGACGCTTTAAACACCCTTATAAAGGGCAAAACAGTGATTGTGATAGCCCATCGGCTGTCCACTATAATGAAAATGGACAGAATTGTGGTTATTACCGAAGGCGGCATTGCCGAGGAGGGCAGTCATAAAATACTTCTAAAAAATAAATCAGGAATCTATAATCGCCTCTGGCAGGTTCAAGCCGGCGGATTTATCGCCTAA
- a CDS encoding ATP-dependent DNA helicase, whose amino-acid sequence MSEKKLNPSQKQAVEYTSGPLIIVAGAGTGKTTVITEKICYLIKNKLAKPEEILALTFTDKSAAEMAERVDGMIEIGYLDLQISTFHAFCQKLLEHHAIDIGLSNQFKLLTETDAWMLMRKNLDKFNLDYYRALGNPSKHIHELISHFSKCKDELISPQEYLDHAENLKMDKDDMNTEEKNQLSEIANAYHAYNQLLLDNNALDFGDLIYYAHKLLTQRPLILDALCKRFKYILIDEFQDVNWAQYQLVQMLAGDSAKGLTVVGDDDQSIYAFRGASVSNILRFKDDFPKAKEIVLNENYRSNQGILDYAYKLIQNNNPDRLEAKLKIDKKLKSNLTGAVDAEKSVVHISCSTLDDEVKAVVKEISKLKKADKDATWDDFAILIRANNHSEPFISALEKTGIPYEFLAAAGLYRQPVVLDVINYLKLLENYCESSAIYRMLCLPFLHFDEHDIQKISYWAKRKGTSYYEAIKRAQEVGLSKEGVIICDKILNLIHTGLQKVHHEKPTIVLYEFLEQSGYLEYLTKEEDRGNREVIRQIYQLKEFFEDIANYESVTPGANTSNYLEHLNYILESGDRGAMYQLSDTPDSVNIITVHKAKGLEFKYVFVVNLVEDRFPARKYGESIEIPTELVKEQLPEGDSHWQEERRLFYVAMTRAKNRLYLTSANDYGGVRSKKISRFLDELGFKVGDVGQGSALLFVKRESGTKSHADSVPEVGSAQFKYELPKAFSFSQINIYNDCPYKYKLAHIISIPTKGNAVFSFGQTMHSTMQKFYQRIQELNKVEQGSLFNQVAPTPKDDKIKVPTLDELIKIYETSWIDEWYKDKIQKDAYYKNGKDILKIFYESEKDNWTIPIALESRFKIKVGEYLISGRIDRVDQLKNGTLEIIDYKTGVSKEKIEGDDKNQLLIYQMAVEQLAEYKNFGSLNQLTFYYLNDNLKLSFMGTPKELEKLEEKLIKIIDKIHAGDFTATPSQFACQHCDFRDICQYKI is encoded by the coding sequence ATGAGTGAAAAAAAACTAAACCCATCCCAAAAACAAGCCGTTGAATACACCTCCGGTCCGCTGATTATTGTCGCCGGAGCCGGCACCGGCAAAACCACGGTCATCACTGAAAAAATTTGTTATCTGATTAAAAACAAACTGGCCAAACCGGAGGAAATTTTGGCTTTAACTTTTACCGATAAATCAGCCGCGGAAATGGCCGAAAGAGTGGATGGTATGATTGAAATCGGTTATCTTGATCTGCAAATCTCAACCTTTCACGCCTTTTGCCAAAAACTTCTAGAACACCACGCCATTGATATCGGTTTAAGCAACCAATTCAAACTTCTTACCGAAACCGATGCCTGGATGCTGATGCGCAAAAATTTAGATAAATTTAACCTGGATTATTACCGCGCACTGGGTAATCCGTCTAAACATATCCACGAACTTATTTCCCATTTTTCCAAATGCAAAGACGAGCTTATCTCGCCTCAAGAATATCTTGATCATGCCGAGAACCTAAAAATGGACAAAGACGACATGAATACCGAGGAAAAAAATCAGCTTTCGGAAATCGCCAATGCCTATCACGCGTATAATCAATTATTACTGGATAATAACGCGCTTGATTTTGGCGACCTGATTTATTATGCCCACAAGCTTCTAACTCAACGGCCGCTGATTTTAGACGCTCTGTGCAAAAGATTTAAATATATTTTAATTGACGAATTTCAAGACGTGAACTGGGCGCAATACCAGTTAGTGCAAATGCTGGCAGGGGATAGTGCAAAGGGGTTAACAGTGGTGGGTGATGATGATCAAAGCATTTATGCCTTCAGGGGCGCTTCGGTCTCAAATATTTTAAGATTCAAAGACGATTTTCCCAAAGCCAAAGAAATTGTTTTAAACGAAAACTATCGCTCCAACCAAGGGATCCTGGATTATGCCTATAAACTAATCCAAAACAACAACCCGGATCGCCTGGAAGCCAAATTAAAAATTGATAAAAAATTGAAATCAAATTTAACTGGCGCTGTTGATGCTGAAAAATCCGTTGTACACATTTCGTGTTCAACTCTTGATGATGAGGTAAAGGCGGTGGTAAAAGAAATTTCTAAATTAAAAAAAGCAGACAAAGACGCCACCTGGGACGACTTTGCCATTCTAATCCGCGCCAACAACCACAGCGAGCCGTTTATTTCCGCCTTGGAAAAAACCGGCATACCCTACGAATTTCTGGCCGCCGCCGGATTATATCGCCAGCCGGTTGTTTTGGACGTAATCAACTACTTGAAGCTTCTGGAAAACTATTGTGAGTCGTCCGCTATATACAGGATGTTATGTCTGCCGTTTTTACATTTTGATGAACATGATATACAGAAAATATCATACTGGGCCAAACGCAAGGGTACATCATATTATGAAGCTATAAAACGGGCCCAGGAGGTTGGACTTTCCAAAGAAGGCGTCATTATTTGCGATAAAATTTTAAATCTAATTCATACTGGATTGCAAAAAGTCCATCATGAAAAACCGACCATTGTTTTGTATGAATTTTTAGAGCAGAGTGGCTATCTGGAATATTTAACAAAAGAAGAAGACCGTGGCAACAGGGAAGTGATCAGACAAATTTATCAGCTGAAAGAATTTTTTGAGGATATCGCCAATTACGAATCAGTCACGCCCGGCGCTAACACCAGCAATTATTTAGAGCACTTAAACTATATTTTGGAGTCCGGTGACCGAGGAGCAATGTATCAACTGTCGGACACGCCCGATTCCGTAAATATTATCACTGTGCATAAAGCCAAAGGCCTGGAATTTAAATATGTTTTTGTGGTCAATTTAGTTGAAGACAGATTTCCGGCGCGCAAATATGGCGAATCAATTGAAATTCCTACTGAACTGGTCAAAGAACAGTTACCGGAAGGGGACAGCCACTGGCAGGAAGAACGCCGTTTGTTTTATGTGGCCATGACCCGCGCCAAAAACAGATTATACTTAACCAGTGCCAATGATTATGGTGGAGTCAGAAGCAAAAAAATCAGTCGCTTTTTAGACGAGCTTGGATTTAAGGTAGGGGATGTGGGACAGGGGTCAGCGTTACTTTTTGTGAAGCGTGAGAGCGGAACAAAAAGTCATGCTGACTCTGTCCCAGAAGTGGGATCAGCTCAATTCAAATACGAACTTCCCAAGGCCTTTTCCTTCTCTCAAATCAATATCTACAACGACTGTCCATACAAATACAAACTGGCACATATAATAAGTATTCCCACCAAGGGCAATGCCGTTTTCAGCTTCGGACAAACCATGCATAGCACCATGCAGAAGTTTTACCAGCGGATTCAGGAACTAAACAAGGTGGAACAGGGCTCGCTGTTTAATCAGGTCGCTCCCACCCCCAAAGATGATAAAATTAAAGTCCCAACCCTGGATGAACTTATAAAAATATATGAAACCTCCTGGATTGATGAATGGTATAAAGACAAAATACAAAAAGACGCTTACTATAAAAACGGTAAAGATATTCTAAAAATATTTTACGAATCAGAAAAAGACAACTGGACCATTCCGATTGCTTTGGAAAGCAGGTTCAAAATCAAAGTGGGGGAGTACCTGATCAGCGGACGGATTGACCGCGTTGATCAGCTCAAAAATGGTACTTTGGAAATAATTGATTATAAAACCGGCGTCAGCAAAGAAAAAATTGAGGGAGATGATAAAAATCAATTATTGATTTATCAAATGGCGGTTGAACAGCTCGCTGAATACAAAAATTTTGGATCTTTAAACCAACTGACCTTTTATTATTTAAATGACAACCTAAAATTGTCGTTCATGGGCACACCCAAAGAACTGGAAAAACTTGAAGAAAAATTGATTAAAATTATAGACAAAATTCATGCCGGCGATTTTACCGCCACACCCAGCCAGTTTGCCTGCCAGCATTGTGATTTTAGGGATATCTGCCAATACAAAATTTAA
- a CDS encoding DUF721 domain-containing protein, which yields MRSLSDILNNHFKNSPLKRNVEASIVVEEANRIIAELLGQDAIKYAQAVYVKNQILTIACLSSVIAQEIKLNEPVILAKIKEKAGERAVLKIRYLS from the coding sequence ATGCGCTCGCTTAGCGACATCCTGAATAACCATTTTAAAAATTCGCCACTTAAACGAAATGTGGAAGCGTCAATTGTGGTTGAAGAAGCCAACAGAATTATCGCGGAACTCTTGGGACAAGACGCGATCAAATATGCCCAGGCCGTTTATGTAAAAAACCAGATCCTCACCATTGCCTGTTTAAGCTCGGTAATCGCCCAGGAAATCAAGCTTAATGAACCGGTTATTTTGGCCAAAATAAAGGAAAAAGCAGGGGAGCGGGCGGTTCTAAAGATAAGATACTTATCCTAG
- a CDS encoding rod shape-determining protein, with amino-acid sequence MFKNLFERFRKDIGIDLGTANTLVYVKNRGIVINEPSVVAVNTRTEQILAVGNEAKEMLGKTPPHIVTTRPLVSGIISDFEVTEKMLRYFMDKVYEDSMNFMTRPRVIIGAPLEITEVERKAIIDAATNAGAREVMIVEEPMAAAIGARMPVREPVGNFVVEIGGGTSEIAVISLGGIVTHKSLPIAGDELNRNIIQYARDVFNLLLGEKQAEEIKIKIGSAVELNEPMQFPMRGRDLVTGLPKEIMISDSQVREAITKSLRTIIENIKATLEITPPELVADIHERGILISGGGALLRGFDQLIARAAEIPVRIADDPLTSVVRGAGILLDEDELRDEVIIKPETRRA; translated from the coding sequence ATGTTTAAAAACCTGTTTGAACGATTCAGAAAAGATATCGGCATTGATTTGGGCACTGCCAACACCCTTGTTTACGTAAAAAACCGGGGCATTGTTATAAACGAACCGAGCGTGGTGGCCGTCAATACGCGCACCGAACAAATTTTGGCGGTTGGCAACGAAGCCAAAGAAATGCTTGGCAAAACTCCGCCGCATATTGTCACCACCCGACCTTTGGTTTCCGGCATCATTTCAGATTTTGAAGTCACGGAAAAAATGCTTAGATATTTCATGGATAAGGTCTACGAAGACAGTATGAATTTTATGACCAGGCCGCGCGTGATAATCGGCGCGCCGCTTGAGATCACCGAAGTGGAAAGAAAAGCTATCATTGACGCGGCCACCAATGCCGGGGCCAGAGAAGTCATGATTGTGGAAGAACCAATGGCCGCCGCCATCGGCGCCAGAATGCCGGTGCGCGAACCGGTGGGAAACTTTGTCGTTGAAATCGGCGGCGGTACTTCGGAAATCGCGGTAATTTCTTTAGGGGGAATTGTCACTCATAAATCCCTGCCCATTGCCGGCGATGAACTTAACCGCAACATCATCCAATACGCCCGCGATGTCTTTAATCTCCTCTTGGGTGAAAAGCAAGCCGAAGAAATTAAAATAAAAATCGGTTCGGCCGTGGAACTTAACGAACCTATGCAATTTCCAATGCGCGGCCGAGATCTGGTAACCGGCTTGCCCAAAGAAATTATGATTAGCGACTCTCAAGTCAGAGAAGCCATCACCAAATCACTGCGAACAATCATTGAAAATATAAAAGCTACTCTGGAAATTACTCCGCCGGAACTGGTGGCCGATATCCATGAAAGAGGAATTTTAATTTCCGGCGGCGGCGCGCTCCTGCGCGGATTTGACCAACTGATTGCCCGGGCCGCCGAAATCCCGGTCCGAATCGCCGATGATCCGCTCACTTCAGTAGTTCGGGGCGCCGGCATACTGCTTGACGAGGATGAACTTCGCGATGAAGTTATAATAAAACCGGAAACAAGAAGGGCCTAA
- the mreC gene encoding rod shape-determining protein MreC, translating to MLSKNTGRNYILLGAILVLLIFFHYLGWLTAVESGLRKILMPIPTAFNNIRISISNAQNNSKDKQDLINLYNTCLANGQKNAVDGARLLTLEQENATLLKQLNFFNSHKYTMVSSNVIGKNDSLENMIMIDAGQSANIKVGEPVIVGEGILVGTIANVQKDVSMVRLISDNQSKIAATILNKDKSLGVVEGGYGLSIKMNFIPRDEAVIVGNTIITSGLEENIPRGLLIGEVAAAENEAYQPFQQAILTPIVDLSKLTEVSVITSNQ from the coding sequence ATGCTTTCTAAAAATACTGGAAGAAATTACATTCTTTTGGGGGCAATATTGGTATTGCTCATTTTTTTTCATTACTTGGGCTGGCTGACCGCGGTAGAATCGGGACTGCGTAAAATCTTGATGCCCATCCCCACCGCTTTTAATAACATAAGGATCAGCATCAGTAATGCCCAAAATAATTCCAAAGACAAACAAGACCTGATTAATTTGTATAATACCTGCCTGGCCAACGGTCAAAAAAATGCGGTTGACGGCGCCCGGTTATTAACGCTGGAACAGGAAAACGCGACCCTGTTAAAACAGCTTAATTTTTTTAACAGCCATAAATACACAATGGTCAGTTCAAATGTTATCGGAAAAAATGACAGTTTGGAAAATATGATTATGATTGATGCCGGACAAAGCGCCAACATAAAAGTAGGGGAGCCGGTAATCGTGGGAGAAGGTATTTTGGTGGGCACAATTGCCAACGTGCAAAAAGACGTATCCATGGTCCGTTTAATCAGCGATAATCAAAGTAAGATCGCCGCCACCATCTTAAACAAAGATAAAAGTTTGGGCGTAGTTGAGGGCGGCTACGGTTTAAGCATAAAAATGAATTTCATCCCGCGCGACGAGGCAGTGATAGTCGGAAATACAATTATCACTTCCGGATTAGAGGAAAATATTCCCCGCGGTCTTTTAATCGGTGAAGTTGCTGCCGCCGAAAATGAGGCCTATCAGCCGTTTCAACAAGCCATCCTGACCCCGATTGTGGATTTATCAAAACTCACCGAAGTCAGCGTTATTACTTCAAATCAATAG